A portion of the Punica granatum isolate Tunisia-2019 chromosome 7, ASM765513v2, whole genome shotgun sequence genome contains these proteins:
- the LOC116215275 gene encoding uncharacterized protein LOC116215275 isoform X1 — protein MVALRPFPTSFNCYFAASKSKHSSLLSSLKSSLFPCPRPPLPPPSLPSPATLSTACSRLRESGFALEEDEEEEGGAEQQQPRNQQLRSPDLVALEYAELNLPHRTAEDLGHARIRQHVNPLSLSFSMPVEAPQWESVFKDPALPLMVDIGSGSGRFLIWLAKAKCELGNYLGLEIRQKLVKRANCWVKELQLDNIHFLFANASVSFNNLISSYPGPLAMVSILCPDPHFKKRHHKRRVVQKPLVDSILCSLAPGGKVFVQSDVFEVAVDMRNQFDEKLDVLQHIDSVDPDVSIDGDGWLRKNPMGIRTEREIHAEFEGAKVYRRMYQKKLI, from the exons atggtAGCTCTGCGGCCCTTCCCCACTTCCTTCAACTGTTACTTTGCCGCCTCGAAGTCAAAGcattcttctcttctttcttctctcaAGTCATCCCTATTTCCTTGTCCTcgtcctcctcttcctcctccttctctgCCTTCCCCCGCGACGCTCTCCACCGCCTGCAGTCGTCTCCGCGAAAGTGGCTTCGCTCtagaggaggatgaggaggaggaagggggGGCGGAGCAGCAGCAGCCGCGGAATCAGCAGCTGAGAAGCCCCGACCTCGTGGCCTTGGAGTATGCAGAGCTCAATCTTCCCCACAGGACCGCCGAG GACTTGGGTCATGCCAGGATTAGGCAGCATGTCAACCCTCTCAGTTTGTCCTTCTCC ATGCCGGTGGAAGCACCTCAGTGGGAAAGTGTTTTCAAGGACCCAGCTTTGCCACTAATggtggacattggaagcg GCAGCGGCAGATTTCTCATATGGCTCGCTAAAGCAAAGTGTGAATTGGGAAATTATTTGGGACTGGAGATACGACAGAAG CTGGTCAAACGTGCAAATTGTTGGGTGAAAGAGCTTCAACTTGATAACAT ACATTTCCTATTTGCAAATGCCTCAGTTTCTTTCAACAATCTGATTTCTAGCTACCCGGGTCCCTTGGCTATGGTTTCAATCCTT TGCCCGGATCCTCATTTCAAGAAAAGGCATCACAAGAGAAGGGTTGTGCAAAAACCATTAGTAGACTCCATACTGTGTAGTCTAGCGCCTGGAGGAAAG GTATTTGTGCAATCGGATGTTTTTGAAGTGGCTGTCGACATGAGAAACCAGTTCGATGAGAAGCTCGATGTGCTTCAACATATCGATTCTGTAGATCCAGACGTTTCAATTGACGGTGATGGGTGGTTGAGAAAGAACCCGATGGGTATCAGGACGGAGAGAGAAATCCATGCTGAATTTGAGGGTGCCAAGGTATATAGAAGGATGTATCAGAAGAAGCTGATTTGA
- the LOC116215732 gene encoding uncharacterized protein LOC116215732 isoform X1, producing MSLVFPLSSNFNAVICCSAAATSSRRRRPAVILPVLFPLSPGLGNNTGDYAKLRLTLQDNYGISTVVANVSRIDWLRNAAGLVDPNYWRGTLRPRPVLDWYLKRVERAVQEAKELAQGGTFSLIGHSAGGWLARVYMEEYGATDVSLLLTLGTPHQPPPKGVPGVIDQTRGLLNYVERNCAKAVYTPQLKYVCIAGRYIQGARIFGGSSMNVMSAVPVDGDQMISEVAIVDDANNSTPSSPTWRARVVGQGYKQVCGQADVWGDGVVPEVAAHLEGALNLSFEGVYHSPVGSDDVSRPWYGSPAVLEQWVTHLLD from the exons ATGTCTCTGGTCTTTCCCCTTTCCTCCAATTTCAATGCCGTTATCTGCTGCTCTGCCGCCGCCACCAGCAGCAGGCGCCGACGCCCTGCCGTCATTCTCCCGGTACTTTTCCCTCTCTCGCCG GGGTTGGGGAACAACACGGGCGATTATGCCAAGCTGCGGCTAACTCTGCAGGATAACTATGGCATCTCCACGGTGGTGGCTAACGTGTCCCGTATCGACTGGCTTCGCAATGCTGCCGGCTTGGTTGACCCAAATTACTGGCGCGGCACTCTCCGCCCGCGTCCTGTCCTTGACTG GTACTTGAAGAGAGTGGAGAGGGCTGTTCAAGAGGCCAAGGAACTGGCACAAG GTGGAACTTTTTCGTTGATCGGACATTCAGCAGGAGGATGGCTGGCACGTGTATATATGGAGGAATATGGGGCAACTGATGTATCGCTGTTATTGACACTTGGTACTCCTCACCA GCCACCGCCAAAAGGTGTCCCAGGGGTTATAGACCAGACACGGGGTCTCTTAAATTATGTTGAAAGGAATTGTGCAAAGGCTGTTTACACTCCCCAGCTGAAATACGTATGCATTGCTGGAAG GTACATCCAAGGGGCTCGAATCTTTGGAGGCTCAAGTATGAATGTTATGTCCGCTGTACCAGTTGATGGGGATCAAATGATCTCTGAGGTTGCAATTGTGGATGATGCCAATAATTCGACGCCAAGTTCTCCCACTTGGCGTGCTCGCGTTGTTGGTCAAGGTTACAAGCAG GTATGTGGGCAGGCAGATGTGTGGGGAGATGGAGTCGTACCCGAAGTTGCAGCTCATTTGGAGGGTGCCTTGAACCTCAGTTTTGAGGGCGTTTACCATTCACCAGTGGGATCCGATGATGTCTCGAGACCGTGGTATGGTTCTCCAGCAGTCTTAGAGCAATGGGTAACTCATCTCCTTGACTAA
- the LOC116215732 gene encoding uncharacterized protein LOC116215732 isoform X2, which translates to MSLVFPLSSNFNAVICCSAAATSSRRRRPAVILPGLGNNTGDYAKLRLTLQDNYGISTVVANVSRIDWLRNAAGLVDPNYWRGTLRPRPVLDWYLKRVERAVQEAKELAQGGTFSLIGHSAGGWLARVYMEEYGATDVSLLLTLGTPHQPPPKGVPGVIDQTRGLLNYVERNCAKAVYTPQLKYVCIAGRYIQGARIFGGSSMNVMSAVPVDGDQMISEVAIVDDANNSTPSSPTWRARVVGQGYKQVCGQADVWGDGVVPEVAAHLEGALNLSFEGVYHSPVGSDDVSRPWYGSPAVLEQWVTHLLD; encoded by the exons ATGTCTCTGGTCTTTCCCCTTTCCTCCAATTTCAATGCCGTTATCTGCTGCTCTGCCGCCGCCACCAGCAGCAGGCGCCGACGCCCTGCCGTCATTCTCCCG GGGTTGGGGAACAACACGGGCGATTATGCCAAGCTGCGGCTAACTCTGCAGGATAACTATGGCATCTCCACGGTGGTGGCTAACGTGTCCCGTATCGACTGGCTTCGCAATGCTGCCGGCTTGGTTGACCCAAATTACTGGCGCGGCACTCTCCGCCCGCGTCCTGTCCTTGACTG GTACTTGAAGAGAGTGGAGAGGGCTGTTCAAGAGGCCAAGGAACTGGCACAAG GTGGAACTTTTTCGTTGATCGGACATTCAGCAGGAGGATGGCTGGCACGTGTATATATGGAGGAATATGGGGCAACTGATGTATCGCTGTTATTGACACTTGGTACTCCTCACCA GCCACCGCCAAAAGGTGTCCCAGGGGTTATAGACCAGACACGGGGTCTCTTAAATTATGTTGAAAGGAATTGTGCAAAGGCTGTTTACACTCCCCAGCTGAAATACGTATGCATTGCTGGAAG GTACATCCAAGGGGCTCGAATCTTTGGAGGCTCAAGTATGAATGTTATGTCCGCTGTACCAGTTGATGGGGATCAAATGATCTCTGAGGTTGCAATTGTGGATGATGCCAATAATTCGACGCCAAGTTCTCCCACTTGGCGTGCTCGCGTTGTTGGTCAAGGTTACAAGCAG GTATGTGGGCAGGCAGATGTGTGGGGAGATGGAGTCGTACCCGAAGTTGCAGCTCATTTGGAGGGTGCCTTGAACCTCAGTTTTGAGGGCGTTTACCATTCACCAGTGGGATCCGATGATGTCTCGAGACCGTGGTATGGTTCTCCAGCAGTCTTAGAGCAATGGGTAACTCATCTCCTTGACTAA
- the LOC116215275 gene encoding uncharacterized protein LOC116215275 isoform X2 gives MVALRPFPTSFNCYFAASKSKHSSLLSSLKSSLFPCPRPPLPPPSLPSPATLSTACSRLRESGFALEEDEEEEGGAEQQQPRNQQLRSPDLVALEYAELNLPHRTAEMPVEAPQWESVFKDPALPLMVDIGSGSGRFLIWLAKAKCELGNYLGLEIRQKLVKRANCWVKELQLDNIHFLFANASVSFNNLISSYPGPLAMVSILCPDPHFKKRHHKRRVVQKPLVDSILCSLAPGGKVFVQSDVFEVAVDMRNQFDEKLDVLQHIDSVDPDVSIDGDGWLRKNPMGIRTEREIHAEFEGAKVYRRMYQKKLI, from the exons atggtAGCTCTGCGGCCCTTCCCCACTTCCTTCAACTGTTACTTTGCCGCCTCGAAGTCAAAGcattcttctcttctttcttctctcaAGTCATCCCTATTTCCTTGTCCTcgtcctcctcttcctcctccttctctgCCTTCCCCCGCGACGCTCTCCACCGCCTGCAGTCGTCTCCGCGAAAGTGGCTTCGCTCtagaggaggatgaggaggaggaagggggGGCGGAGCAGCAGCAGCCGCGGAATCAGCAGCTGAGAAGCCCCGACCTCGTGGCCTTGGAGTATGCAGAGCTCAATCTTCCCCACAGGACCGCCGAG ATGCCGGTGGAAGCACCTCAGTGGGAAAGTGTTTTCAAGGACCCAGCTTTGCCACTAATggtggacattggaagcg GCAGCGGCAGATTTCTCATATGGCTCGCTAAAGCAAAGTGTGAATTGGGAAATTATTTGGGACTGGAGATACGACAGAAG CTGGTCAAACGTGCAAATTGTTGGGTGAAAGAGCTTCAACTTGATAACAT ACATTTCCTATTTGCAAATGCCTCAGTTTCTTTCAACAATCTGATTTCTAGCTACCCGGGTCCCTTGGCTATGGTTTCAATCCTT TGCCCGGATCCTCATTTCAAGAAAAGGCATCACAAGAGAAGGGTTGTGCAAAAACCATTAGTAGACTCCATACTGTGTAGTCTAGCGCCTGGAGGAAAG GTATTTGTGCAATCGGATGTTTTTGAAGTGGCTGTCGACATGAGAAACCAGTTCGATGAGAAGCTCGATGTGCTTCAACATATCGATTCTGTAGATCCAGACGTTTCAATTGACGGTGATGGGTGGTTGAGAAAGAACCCGATGGGTATCAGGACGGAGAGAGAAATCCATGCTGAATTTGAGGGTGCCAAGGTATATAGAAGGATGTATCAGAAGAAGCTGATTTGA